From Coffea arabica cultivar ET-39 chromosome 2e, Coffea Arabica ET-39 HiFi, whole genome shotgun sequence, the proteins below share one genomic window:
- the LOC113732558 gene encoding protein MAINTENANCE OF PSII UNDER HIGH LIGHT 1-like, which yields MAATAALSANSRTITTPSSGRLFFNSYDKGQKKRQINFLKIRASDDSECNTEECAPDKEVGKVSVEWLAGEKTKVVGTFPPRTQGWTGYVEKDTAGQKNIYSVEPAVYVAESAISSGTAGSSADGSENTILVAGGLALISIAAASAILLQVGKNPPPIQTVEYSGPSLSYYINKFKPTEIMEAAAPLVTVTSTSLQSESSNIEVPQVRVLSESLQDTSISSSNIS from the exons ATGGCTGCCACAGCTGCCTTATCGGCAAACAGCCGCACTATCACAACCCCATCAAGCGGCAGATTGTTCTTCAACAGCTACGATAAGGGGCAGAAGAAGAGGCAAATTAATTTTCTGAAAATCAGAGCTTCTGATGATTCTGAGTGCAACACTGAAGAATGTGCCCCGGATAAGGAG GTTGGGAAGGTCAGTGTGGAGTGGTTAGCAGGTGAAAAAACTAAAGTGGTTGGTACATTTCCACCTCGTACTCAGGGATGGACTGGATATGTGGAGAAGGATACTGCTGGCCAGAAAAATATATACTCTGTTGAG CCTGCAGTTTATGTGGCAGAAAGTGCAATTAGTTCAGGAACTGCAGGTTCCTCTGCTGATGGATCAGAAAATACTATACTAGTTGCAGGTGGCCTTGCTTTGATCTCCATTGCTGCTGCATCCGCAATACTCCTTCAAGTTGGCAAGAATCCTCCTCCAATCCAGACAGTGGAATACTCTGGACCATCACTTAGTTACTATATCAACAAGTTTAAGCCAACCGAAATCATGGAAGCTGCGGCTCCCCTCGTGACAGTAACATCCACTTCGTTGCAATCAGAAAGCTCCAACATTGAAGTTCCCCAAGTTCGGGTTCTATCGGAATCTCTGCAGGACACTTCCATATCAAGTTCCAACATCTCTTAG